atagatagatatatatatatctatctatatatagacAGATATATACGtatgtgtgtacatatatacatatacgaATATATAACACACTCCCTTCCTCGAGCACTCCTTAGCAGATTCCGTGTCTCTTTGACCCCCCCTCTTAACAACAGCTGACGTCATAACCCATCAACACCCCTCCACCTCCCCCCGAGCCCACTTGTTCCCAGTGCGCGCTCACTGATAAAGttagtgtgtgcgtgcgtgcgcatgCGCGCGCGTGTTAGGTAGCGCGGAGCAGGGTTTTTGTCTCGCTGAGCGAATCGTCTGATCCTCAGAGGGCTCGCGCACACCGAAGGAGTAGTAACAGAACGACGGCAGCCCAACAAGAAGAAAGTGATTTAAAAGTGGCCGACTGTAGCCTTGTGTCTGCTCTGCGTCTGCTTACAACGCGGGGACACTTCTAACGGGGCCACACTGTCGGCGGCGATCATTCTAAGCTGTTCATAGCAGAAGTATTATGGAGGACCAGCTGCTGTGCTGCGAGGTGGACTCCATCAGGAGAGCCTACCAGGACGTCAACCTGCTCAACGACCGAGTTCTACAGACAATGCTGAAGGCAGAGGAAAATTACCTTCCGTCGCCGAACTACTTCAAGTGTGTTCAGAAAGAAATTATACCCAAAATGAGGAAAATACTAGCCACCTGGATGTTAGAGGTTGGTTATATCCTCACTTTAACTTTCCATCTGTAAATAAGTAGCGCAGCCAACCTCACTAGTAGTCTGTTGCTGGCTTGGACTCGTGTGTAAACCCCAAAAACATAATACATTAGCGTTAATGTAAAAGTTTGTGCTTCTGAGATGTTACTGTAAGCTATTTTATTCCGCATGTCACTTAAAAGCTCTGAAAAGTAGCCTATATGCCCTGAGCAGCGCTGGGTGGTCCTCTGGCTATAGCGGCGATATTGTCTCCAAATCCAAGTCCTTTTCCACCATGAATACCTTTTAAAGCTTTATTTCTTGACTTATGTTTTCCAGAATCTTCTGAAAAGTATTAGGATgagatttttttccaaaataacaGCAATGTACACGTATGCAGTCTGGCCCGTGCCAGTAGCTTATTACGCGCCATCTTTGTTGTCGTGTATGAGGAAGATTTTAATATCGTTAAAAATCCATAATGCGAACAGCAATGACAGTAAAGCGATTGAATAAACCAGAAATACATCTTTACCACGAGTTGCTTACAAACTAACTGTTAACGCTTATTCGGCTGGTGTCAACTGGTAAAGTTTGTTTTGCCTCCGAGGAGTCAGCGCTGTCTGTGAAGGTCGCTGCgaaaatttgacattttttaaagGTGTGAAATAAATCAATGGATTTTAGCTGTCGGGTTTGATAGATGACATGTTTTAGAACATTTACATGAACTTTTGGATTCAATTCTTTGTTGgcttatattttttattaatttctgAAATTGTGCACTGGGGATCAGGGGGGAAGTGTCGCCTCCAGCGCGTGAAGAAACCTTGtctgaaaaatatttttttttaaaattcagggCAATTGCAATTCGGCAAATTTCATTGCCATCCGATCAGGCATTCGATGAGGATCATTTACATGCTAATTACACACAGCCTGGtaatttttaaatatttctaaATATTTTTTGAAAAGATGACGAAGTTGAAATTAGAGTGAAACTTGCGTCGACGCCACCTTTGTGTCCCAGTCAGAACTGACTGCAGACTAATTCCCGACTATTTTCACGACTGCAACACTTACTTGAATTGGCCGGTTCAATACAAAACAAGCTTTTATATCATGGGTTTACATGATTTAGGTTCCATGGCAAAATAGTTTACTATGAATAGCTTGTGATTAAACACGAAATTCAAGTGCAGAAAAATcgtaaaatgttttatttcttctAATTTCGTTTCGGATGATTGTGGTCAGCATAGCTATTTAATGCAAGCAGCTGTGCGCGGACAAGGACACGGAGTCAGTGGGGGCAAAGACTTGGTAATGATTGGGGGAATTTCTTACTGCAAACAACAGTTATCTCTAAAGTGCGTTTCTCACCTCATAGGTTTGCGAAGAACAGAAATGCGAGGAGGAGGTTTTCCCGCTGGCTATGAACTATTTGGACAGATTTTTATCAGTGGAGGCAACCAGGAAAACAAGACTACAGCTTCTCGGagctacatgcatgtttctagCATCCAAGATGAAGGAGACTGTACCCTTAACTGCGGAGAAACTCTGCATCTACACGGACAACTCGGTCCAGCCCGGAGAACTGCTGGTAATTGAGCTCTGCAGACATGGATGTTATATAACACATACAGTACATGATCAGCATGCACTGGAGGCCACATGACCAGAATACTAAGTTTTCCGGGTCATCTGGTTTGCCAGAATAACCAAGATTGGAATATATTGATAGCGTTGAAATGGCATagatgataaaaataaaaggtaaaaATGTGCAGCAGTATGTGAATGGCTGCTTGTTACTTTCCCATGGCGACTGGAAGGCCTCTCAGGTTTCATGAATGGTTTCAGTAACTGCCAAAAAAACAGAGTTAtagtgacatctagtggttTTGGGACAGAAGTGTACAGTTGGCAATGACAACAATGAGAGCGACAGTGACACAGTTTTATGTTTGACCTGACATTTAGTTTGTGCTGCGGTTTCTCATCTTCTGAATCTATCAGATGGGAGGAGAGACTTCAGCCCAACTTAATCAtgtatagttttttttgttttttttttctgcaatggaCAGCACCACATACTCTAAACAGAGTATGTGTTGCATGCAGTTATTTTAATATCATTGGAAGGTTGGTTGGTATATTAAGATATTCGAATAACTGCTTAGGTTGATATATTAGTTCTTCTTTTTATAGAAATATGGAAGTATAGAACATTGCTGCTGGGTATGTTAAGAGAGAAAAGTACATAAAAATGAAGGAAATTAAGTTCAGCTGTACACATACACATTCACTTCTACAATCATAAGCACTAATGAAATGGCAGCATTTAAGCTGAATGTCAAAGCAAATACAAGATGAAGTATATATTTCTCTACATGTAAGTAGCTCAGTGCATGAATGCTTCTGGTCTGGTCCATCCACAGCAGATGGAACTGCTGGTTCTCAACAAGCTCAAGTGGGATCTGGCTTCAGTCACCCCTCACGATTTCATTGAGCACTTCCTGTCCAAGCTGAAGATCTACCCATCCACGAAGCAGATCCTCAGGAAACACGCTCAGACCTTTGTGGCCCTCTGTGCTACAGGTGAGGTGGCCTTTTGTCTTGATATAAATTCCTGTCATATGAATATATGCATACACCCAACAGATTTTCATGGGTTAACCTGTATCTTCTTTACAGCCCGCTGTCTTGTTTTCTCACCATGACCGTTCCCATTATTAGTTAAAGCggcgctatgcaactttcagtaatacggggtttgtttaccatgcaatacacaccccaaagctgtagggggagctctgtagaaaataaggcgacagtctagccatattatatattactactctagaagctaaccgcattcaatttagccgtcgacagctaatggagagagggtgtgtcttatcaggctacctggctcggctcagagccctttacgacctgccgtgaagcagtagttctcggctctcgtgtgtcgcgagacttccagaggtaaacaaagcacgcggcgccacaggcaaagttgcaagcgctgtttcgggctagggccaccagatggagatggaaatgtcaccgttttcatcagaacgggtcagccaagcaatctgatgattgccaagcaattttatgaccatgaaaaagttgcatagttcCGCTAAATATTTAGGTAATTAGTCATGAAGTAatcatgtgattttttttctgtgaaaaggaCCAAGTGGTAGTTCTCTCTGGTGTGGAGTCAGTATTTGTTACCTAAATGTCAGGTGTCTGTTGCTAGAACAAACAGTTCTGAGAATATGTGGTGTCATATTCAATAGTTCTAataattttttcttctttgaagGAAATGACTTTTAGAATCGCAGTGAAAACTATGGATTAGAAGTTCTGTTTTTTAAAAGGATTGTGCTGTTTCAACAGATGTCAACTTCATTGCCAGTCCTCCGTCTATGGTGGCAGCAGGCAGTGTGGTGGCGGCTGTTCAAGGTCTGTACCTGAAGAGCCAAGATGCCTCCTTGTCCTCCCAGAACCTCACCAACTTCCTGTCACAGGTCATTCGCAGTGACCCGGTATGgaaacacacactctctccCATTGCCAATTAATGTGGAGGTGTCTCACACATCTCTCGAACCGCAATGATCTAACATCTAATATTGTTGCCTGTGTGCTCTCAGGACTGCTTACGGTCATGTCAGGAGCAGATAGAGTCCCTGCTGGAATCCAGCCTGCGGCAGgctcagcagcacagcagctcaaCAGAAACCAAACGTGTGGATGAGGAAGTGGACCTGTCCTGTACGCCCACAGATGTAAGAGACATCAACATTTGAGACAACTAAGAGCGACATCGCTCATAACCTGATGACCAAGGGAAAGTTGTGATCAGAAGGCGTTGGTGGCAGGGTCGGGAAGGGCTTGTCTCATCTGAACTCAGCATCCCATCCTCTTTGCTTTTGCGTCATTTTGGACTACTATTTGGCCAATATGTCACTCATATACCCACTGTCCACTTTGGCTGCCAAGACAAGACAGAGTTCCCCGACCGCCATGCAACATACCCCA
This Odontesthes bonariensis isolate fOdoBon6 chromosome 1, fOdoBon6.hap1, whole genome shotgun sequence DNA region includes the following protein-coding sequences:
- the ccnd1 gene encoding G1/S-specific cyclin-D1; amino-acid sequence: MEDQLLCCEVDSIRRAYQDVNLLNDRVLQTMLKAEENYLPSPNYFKCVQKEIIPKMRKILATWMLEVCEEQKCEEEVFPLAMNYLDRFLSVEATRKTRLQLLGATCMFLASKMKETVPLTAEKLCIYTDNSVQPGELLQMELLVLNKLKWDLASVTPHDFIEHFLSKLKIYPSTKQILRKHAQTFVALCATDVNFIASPPSMVAAGSVVAAVQGLYLKSQDASLSSQNLTNFLSQVIRSDPDCLRSCQEQIESLLESSLRQAQQHSSSTETKRVDEEVDLSCTPTDVRDINI